One Nocardioidaceae bacterium SCSIO 66511 genomic window carries:
- a CDS encoding NlpC/P60 family protein, whose translation MRTGQRKFNRGRAAVVVCATLAAGFSTAVPAGVAAPDDPSIDEVRDRVSRLNHEAEQANERYLQLIDQIGDTRKDLKATRKDVRDQKAAFAKVKKRVTASLVADASDSPLGTTGELLTSDNPEKFIDGLGAMQAYNSTQNDLLADYTKTSAELGSREKQLTAQLDSIDDAKQKMADEKADVKKKADAAEDLLDTLEAEQREEVLNTADGHEDGPSRDEDRDPTVDSGDDSTDTSDASGAAAKAIEFAKAQLGDPYVYGATGPDSWDCSGLTSGAYASAGISLPRSSSSQAGVGTPVSTSDMQPGDLVFYYSPISHVGIYLGNGQLIHAPHSGASVEITGVSVMPIAAVRRVA comes from the coding sequence GTGCGGACTGGCCAGCGCAAGTTCAACCGGGGGCGTGCCGCAGTAGTCGTGTGCGCCACCCTCGCAGCAGGATTCTCCACCGCCGTTCCGGCAGGTGTCGCCGCTCCGGACGATCCGTCGATCGATGAGGTGCGCGACCGCGTCTCGCGACTGAATCACGAGGCCGAGCAGGCCAATGAGCGCTACCTCCAGCTCATCGATCAGATCGGCGATACGCGCAAGGACCTCAAGGCCACCCGCAAGGACGTCCGTGACCAGAAGGCCGCCTTCGCCAAGGTCAAGAAGCGCGTGACCGCCTCGCTCGTCGCAGACGCGTCCGACTCGCCGCTCGGCACGACCGGCGAGTTGCTCACCAGCGACAACCCCGAGAAGTTCATCGACGGCCTCGGCGCGATGCAGGCGTACAACTCCACCCAGAACGACCTGCTCGCCGACTACACCAAGACCTCGGCCGAGCTCGGCAGCCGAGAGAAGCAGCTCACCGCGCAGCTCGACTCGATCGACGACGCGAAGCAGAAGATGGCCGACGAGAAGGCCGACGTCAAGAAGAAGGCAGATGCGGCGGAGGACCTGCTCGACACGCTGGAAGCCGAGCAGCGCGAAGAGGTCCTCAACACCGCCGACGGCCACGAAGACGGTCCGAGCCGTGACGAGGACCGCGATCCCACGGTCGACTCCGGCGACGACTCCACCGACACCTCGGATGCGAGTGGCGCCGCTGCGAAGGCGATCGAGTTCGCCAAGGCCCAGCTCGGTGACCCGTACGTCTACGGCGCTACCGGCCCCGACTCGTGGGACTGCTCCGGTCTGACCAGCGGGGCGTACGCCTCGGCAGGTATCTCGCTGCCGCGCTCATCGAGCTCGCAGGCCGGTGTGGGCACACCCGTGTCGACCTCGGATATGCAGCCCGGAGACCTGGTCTTCTACTACAGCCCGATCAGCCACGTCGGCATCTACCTCGGCAACGGCCAGCTCATCCACGCGCCGCATTCGGGCGCGTCGGTCGAGATCACCGGCGTCAGCGTGATGCCGATCGCGGCCGTCCGCCGGGTCGCCTGA
- a CDS encoding NYN domain-containing protein has translation MAADPTPTDGQAIVLPDSVRHRVVALTSDALSSLEARQVPASLRKVARFTPARRARLAATAIATAVATDDGFRERVAGQVRRGNAAVADAIEADAVEATDPVEVAAIAYLTRVDGWQRALDAALETIEADREASAASAVEESGQAERLARQVEQSREELRSARAAHRKELDSVKADNADLRRKLGDARTRARTAEADRDRLEAELDEVKDHERTRANENDAEVRRLRQRLEAAVAEAGDLRRQARGDRAQGSMRSRLLLDTVIDAAQGLRRELALPPLDALPADLVGDPAGDDESASAHAHATVTDAQRLRSLLELPRAHVIVDGYNVSKSAWGETPLERQRSRLVTELGGLAARTAVEVTVVFDGADVAAARPAARGVRVRFSPSGVTADDVIAQLVSAEPEGRPVIVVSSDAEVAAHARRVGGRPAVSAALVELLSGR, from the coding sequence GTGGCTGCAGATCCAACGCCGACGGACGGGCAGGCGATCGTGTTGCCCGACTCGGTTCGTCACCGCGTCGTCGCGCTCACGTCCGATGCGCTGTCGTCGCTGGAGGCGCGGCAGGTGCCGGCTTCGCTGCGCAAGGTCGCCCGCTTCACGCCGGCGCGTCGCGCACGGCTGGCGGCGACGGCGATAGCGACGGCAGTCGCCACCGACGACGGGTTCCGCGAGCGCGTCGCGGGGCAGGTACGGCGCGGCAACGCAGCGGTCGCGGATGCGATCGAGGCCGACGCGGTCGAGGCGACCGACCCGGTCGAGGTCGCGGCCATCGCGTACCTGACCAGAGTCGACGGATGGCAGCGTGCGCTCGACGCGGCACTCGAGACCATCGAGGCCGATCGCGAGGCGTCGGCGGCAAGCGCAGTCGAGGAGTCCGGCCAGGCCGAGCGCCTCGCTCGTCAGGTCGAGCAGTCACGGGAGGAGCTCCGCTCGGCTCGTGCGGCGCACCGCAAGGAGCTCGATTCGGTGAAGGCCGACAACGCGGACCTGCGGCGCAAGCTCGGAGATGCGCGTACTCGGGCTCGCACTGCGGAGGCAGATCGCGATCGCCTCGAGGCAGAGCTCGATGAGGTCAAGGATCACGAACGCACGCGGGCGAACGAGAACGACGCCGAGGTACGCAGGCTCCGCCAGCGTCTCGAGGCCGCCGTCGCAGAGGCCGGCGACCTGCGCAGGCAGGCCCGTGGAGACCGGGCGCAGGGTTCGATGCGCTCGCGGTTGCTGCTCGACACTGTGATCGACGCGGCACAGGGCTTGCGGCGCGAGCTGGCGCTTCCGCCGTTGGACGCCTTACCTGCCGACCTGGTCGGTGATCCGGCCGGCGACGACGAGTCCGCGAGCGCTCACGCACATGCGACGGTCACGGATGCGCAGCGGCTGCGTTCGTTGCTCGAGCTGCCACGTGCCCACGTCATCGTCGACGGCTACAACGTCAGCAAGTCGGCGTGGGGCGAGACGCCGCTGGAGCGGCAGCGTTCGCGGTTGGTGACCGAGCTCGGCGGCCTGGCCGCGCGTACCGCGGTCGAGGTGACGGTCGTGTTCGACGGCGCCGATGTTGCCGCCGCTCGGCCGGCCGCACGGGGGGTACGCGTGCGTTTCAGCCCTTCGGGGGTCACCGCCGACGATGTGATCGCCCAGCTGGTGTCGGCCGAACCGGAGGGGCGTCCGGTGATCGTCGTGTCGAGCGATGCCGAGGTGGCCGCGCACGCCCGGCGTGTCGGCGGGCGGCCCGCGGTTTCGGCGGCCCTGGTGGAGCTGCTGTCCGGTCGGTGA
- a CDS encoding DEDD exonuclease domain-containing protein, which produces MTEPTVRAIQGTFDELGTPLRDATFCVVDLETTGGSAAGGSEITEFGAVKVRGGEVLSEFQTLVRPHSSIPSFIAVLTGINDAMVASSPTIDSVLPSFLEFAEGCVLVAHNAPFDVGFLRHFAGELGHTWPGFDVIDTAKLARRVLTRDEAPNCKLSTLARIFQATTTPNHRALEDARATVDVLHSLIARLGNVGVHTVEELSTFSSRVSTTQRRKRYLADGLPHAPGVYLFRDAQDSVLYVGTSKDIGARVRSYFTSSETRSRMGEMVGLAERVEAIECATPLEAQVRELRLIAAHKPRYNKRSRFPERAIWVKLTREPWPRLSMVRSVGDDGADYIGPFGSRRTADSAVAVLHEAFGIRQCSGRMPKNPDRSPCALAEMGRCLSPCDRSVGVADYDKEVARVREAMLRDPAAVIDALDAKMAQLSQQTRFEDAQLQRDRLRSFLRATARTQRLTALTACRDLVAARRDDLGRWEVHVVRYGRLCAAGVIPAGADARTWVDQLQIGAETVLPGHGPAPAASTEETERVLAWLEGEGTRLIEVDGEWQCPVRGATRHLATYDNVETTSVVPFDERRMPRTVHQPTR; this is translated from the coding sequence ATGACCGAGCCGACAGTGCGTGCGATCCAAGGCACCTTCGACGAGCTCGGCACTCCCCTGCGTGATGCGACATTCTGCGTCGTCGACCTCGAGACGACCGGAGGGTCGGCGGCGGGCGGCTCGGAGATCACGGAGTTCGGCGCCGTCAAGGTCCGCGGCGGCGAGGTGCTGTCGGAGTTCCAGACCCTGGTGCGCCCCCACTCCTCGATCCCTTCGTTCATCGCCGTCCTCACCGGCATCAACGACGCCATGGTCGCGTCGTCGCCGACCATCGACTCCGTGCTGCCGTCCTTCCTCGAGTTCGCCGAGGGCTGTGTGCTCGTCGCGCACAACGCTCCGTTCGACGTCGGCTTCCTGCGCCATTTCGCCGGCGAGCTCGGCCACACCTGGCCGGGGTTCGACGTGATCGACACGGCCAAGCTCGCGCGGCGCGTGCTCACTCGTGACGAGGCACCCAACTGCAAGCTCTCCACACTCGCGCGGATCTTCCAGGCGACCACGACTCCGAACCACCGTGCACTTGAAGACGCTCGCGCGACGGTCGACGTACTCCACTCCCTGATCGCCCGCCTCGGCAACGTCGGCGTGCACACCGTCGAAGAGCTGTCCACCTTCAGCAGCCGGGTCAGTACGACGCAGCGCCGCAAGCGTTACCTCGCCGACGGGTTGCCGCACGCGCCGGGCGTGTACCTCTTCCGCGATGCTCAAGACTCCGTGCTCTACGTCGGCACTTCCAAAGACATCGGCGCGCGCGTACGTTCGTACTTCACGTCGAGCGAGACCCGCAGCCGGATGGGCGAGATGGTCGGTCTCGCCGAGCGGGTCGAGGCGATCGAATGCGCGACGCCGCTGGAGGCGCAGGTACGCGAGCTGCGCCTCATCGCCGCGCACAAACCGCGCTACAACAAACGTTCGCGATTCCCCGAGCGCGCGATCTGGGTCAAGCTGACCCGGGAGCCGTGGCCACGGCTGTCGATGGTGCGCTCCGTCGGTGACGACGGCGCCGACTACATCGGCCCGTTCGGCAGCCGCCGCACGGCCGACAGCGCGGTCGCCGTGCTGCATGAGGCGTTCGGCATCCGACAGTGCAGCGGGCGGATGCCGAAGAACCCCGACCGGTCGCCGTGCGCCCTCGCCGAGATGGGCAGATGCCTGTCGCCCTGCGACCGGTCCGTCGGCGTCGCCGACTACGACAAGGAGGTCGCGCGCGTACGCGAGGCGATGCTGCGCGACCCGGCAGCGGTGATCGACGCGCTCGACGCGAAGATGGCACAACTGTCGCAGCAGACCCGTTTCGAGGACGCACAGCTACAACGCGACCGGCTGCGGTCGTTCCTTCGCGCGACGGCCCGCACCCAACGACTCACGGCGCTCACCGCCTGCCGCGATCTCGTCGCCGCTCGGCGCGACGACCTCGGCCGCTGGGAGGTGCACGTGGTGCGATACGGCCGGCTGTGTGCCGCGGGCGTCATCCCCGCAGGTGCCGACGCGCGCACCTGGGTCGACCAACTGCAGATCGGTGCCGAGACCGTGCTGCCAGGTCACGGGCCGGCACCCGCCGCCTCGACCGAGGAGACCGAACGAGTCCTGGCTTGGCTGGAGGGCGAGGGCACCCGTCTCATCGAGGTCGACGGCGAGTGGCAGTGCCCGGTACGCGGCGCGACGCGACACCTCGCCACGTACGACAACGTCGAGACCACTTCCGTCGTGCCGTTCGACGAGCGCAGGATGCCCCGCACGGTGCACCAGCCGACTCGTTGA
- a CDS encoding Lrp/AsnC ligand binding domain-containing protein — MITAIVFIKADVAGIPEVAERIAALDGVSEVYSVTGHIDLIAMVRVRRHEDIAAVIADKVNKVPGVSSTETHIAFQTFSRHDLESAFSIGI; from the coding sequence GTGATCACTGCGATCGTGTTCATCAAGGCCGACGTCGCCGGCATCCCCGAGGTCGCCGAACGCATCGCGGCTCTCGACGGCGTCAGCGAGGTCTACTCGGTAACCGGCCACATCGACCTGATCGCCATGGTGCGCGTACGCCGGCACGAGGACATCGCGGCCGTCATCGCCGACAAGGTCAACAAGGTGCCCGGCGTCAGCTCGACCGAGACGCACATCGCGTTCCAGACGTTCTCCCGCCACGACCTCGAGTCGGCGTTCAGCATCGGCATCTGA
- the trpD gene encoding anthranilate phosphoribosyltransferase has product MPAQARTWPEVIGTLLDGRDLDRSAAAWAMDEIFSGAATAAQIAGFVVALRAKGETVDELEGIVAAMYDHAEPLSVPGRIVDIVGTGGDRAKTVNISSMSAVAMAGAGAVVVKHGNRAASSASGSADVLEALGVRLDLPPNRIAEVADEAGITFCFAPVFHPSMRYAIPVRGELGVPTTFNLLGPLTNPARPDALAVGCADARLAPVMAGVLARRGVDALVFRGDDGLDELTTSTTSTVWVVARGSVEPASVAPEDVGVERAPVEALRGGDAAHNADVFRRVLAGEQGPVRDAVVFNAAAGLVARDAMSGPLVDRMRGAAERIRESLDSGAARGVLDRWAKVTQRIAAG; this is encoded by the coding sequence ATGCCCGCGCAAGCGCGTACGTGGCCGGAGGTCATCGGAACGCTCCTCGACGGCCGCGATCTGGACCGCTCGGCCGCGGCATGGGCGATGGACGAGATCTTCTCGGGTGCCGCCACCGCGGCGCAGATCGCCGGTTTCGTCGTCGCGCTCCGAGCGAAGGGTGAGACTGTCGATGAGCTAGAAGGCATCGTCGCCGCGATGTACGACCATGCCGAGCCGCTATCGGTGCCGGGTCGCATCGTCGACATCGTCGGCACCGGTGGCGACCGGGCGAAGACGGTGAACATCTCCTCGATGTCTGCGGTTGCCATGGCCGGTGCGGGCGCCGTTGTCGTCAAGCACGGCAACCGCGCCGCGTCGAGTGCCAGTGGGTCCGCAGACGTACTGGAGGCGCTCGGCGTACGTCTCGACCTTCCGCCGAACCGCATCGCCGAGGTCGCCGACGAGGCCGGCATCACGTTCTGTTTCGCTCCGGTCTTCCACCCGTCGATGCGCTACGCGATCCCGGTACGCGGGGAGCTCGGTGTGCCGACGACGTTCAACCTGCTGGGGCCGCTGACGAACCCCGCACGTCCCGATGCCCTCGCGGTCGGGTGTGCCGACGCACGGCTCGCACCGGTGATGGCGGGCGTTCTCGCCCGGCGCGGCGTCGACGCGCTGGTCTTCCGCGGCGACGACGGGCTCGACGAGCTCACCACGTCGACGACCTCGACGGTCTGGGTCGTTGCTCGTGGTTCGGTCGAGCCTGCGTCGGTCGCGCCGGAGGACGTCGGCGTCGAACGTGCGCCGGTTGAGGCGCTGCGCGGTGGCGACGCCGCGCACAACGCGGATGTGTTCCGCCGCGTACTCGCCGGAGAGCAGGGTCCAGTGCGCGATGCCGTCGTGTTCAACGCGGCGGCCGGTCTGGTCGCGCGCGATGCGATGAGCGGTCCGCTGGTCGACCGCATGCGCGGAGCCGCCGAACGCATCCGCGAGTCGCTGGACAGCGGCGCCGCTCGCGGTGTGCTCGACCGATGGGCGAAGGTCACCCAGCGCATCGCGGCCGGCTGA
- a CDS encoding heme-copper oxidase subunit III: MVTVGTIVWLSSELMFFAALFAAYFTIRGVTPELWELETAKLNVPFATANTTILVLSSVTCQWGVFAAERGRVGRVGSLLQVGKWGMREWFVLTYLMGAVFVAGQAVEYVELMHEGVTIPSSPYGSVFYLTTGFHGLHVIGGLIAFVLVIGRTFLARKFTHEQAISTIVVSYYWHFVDVVWIGLFATIYLIQ, from the coding sequence ATGGTCACGGTTGGCACGATCGTGTGGCTCTCCAGTGAGCTGATGTTCTTCGCGGCCCTGTTCGCCGCGTACTTCACGATCCGTGGCGTCACACCTGAGTTGTGGGAGCTCGAGACCGCGAAGCTCAACGTGCCGTTCGCGACCGCCAACACCACCATTCTGGTGCTGTCGTCGGTCACCTGTCAGTGGGGCGTCTTCGCCGCCGAGCGCGGCCGCGTCGGCCGGGTCGGCAGCCTGCTCCAGGTCGGCAAGTGGGGCATGCGCGAGTGGTTCGTGCTCACCTATCTGATGGGTGCGGTCTTCGTCGCGGGCCAGGCCGTCGAGTACGTCGAGCTGATGCATGAGGGCGTGACCATCCCGTCCTCGCCGTACGGCAGCGTCTTCTACCTCACGACCGGCTTCCACGGCCTGCACGTCATCGGCGGCCTGATCGCTTTCGTGCTCGTGATCGGCCGTACGTTCCTCGCCCGCAAGTTCACCCATGAGCAGGCGATCAGCACGATCGTCGTCTCCTACTACTGGCACTTCGTCGACGTCGTGTGGATCGGGCTGTTCGCCACGATCTACCTGATTCAGTAA
- a CDS encoding cytochrome c — MRFLSTRRRHRMAGLVVLLFGLIVAGGVYYAAAPRTADAETADAQKVEAGRQLFLVSCASCHGKTGEGLGTNGDRNYGPPLAGVGAAAVDFQVGTGRMPMTNSAPQAPAKEPVFNDEETEQLAAFVASLGPGPDVPDEEFTDTSGISDEELAEGGQFFRTNCTACHNSTGAGGALPSGRYAPPLTDTSAKHIYEAMVTGPQQMPVFSDEVITPEQKRSMIAYIEAMRETPQAGIGGGGFGPVSDGVFAWLVGIGGLVLAATWIATQSVRSKRKKAEA; from the coding sequence GTGCGGTTCTTGTCCACGCGTCGTCGGCACCGGATGGCCGGCCTCGTCGTGTTGCTGTTCGGCCTCATCGTTGCCGGCGGCGTCTACTACGCGGCTGCACCGCGTACGGCCGACGCCGAGACCGCCGACGCACAGAAGGTCGAAGCCGGTCGTCAACTGTTCCTCGTGAGCTGTGCAAGCTGCCACGGCAAGACCGGTGAGGGCCTCGGCACCAACGGTGACCGCAACTACGGGCCTCCCCTGGCAGGTGTCGGCGCCGCCGCGGTCGACTTCCAGGTCGGCACCGGCCGGATGCCCATGACCAACTCCGCTCCGCAGGCCCCGGCGAAGGAGCCGGTGTTCAACGACGAGGAGACCGAGCAGCTGGCCGCGTTCGTCGCATCGCTCGGCCCCGGCCCCGATGTCCCGGACGAGGAGTTCACCGACACCTCCGGTATCAGCGACGAGGAGCTCGCCGAAGGCGGCCAGTTCTTCCGTACGAACTGCACCGCGTGCCACAACTCCACAGGCGCCGGCGGTGCGCTGCCGAGCGGCCGGTACGCGCCGCCGCTGACCGACACGAGCGCGAAGCACATCTACGAAGCGATGGTCACCGGGCCACAGCAGATGCCGGTGTTCTCCGACGAGGTCATCACGCCCGAGCAGAAGCGCTCGATGATCGCCTACATCGAGGCGATGCGTGAAACACCGCAGGCAGGTATCGGCGGCGGCGGCTTCGGTCCGGTCTCCGACGGCGTCTTCGCTTGGCTGGTCGGCATCGGCGGCCTCGTGCTGGCCGCGACCTGGATCGCGACGCAGAGCGTGCGCTCGAAGCGGAAGAAGGCAGAGGCATGA
- a CDS encoding Rieske 2Fe-2S domain-containing protein: MSGDDGMSSELEPRGEEPRKDIDPADPADPMANPGLPEHQWRPTDVDPAQERRAERQVAGMFGLASLLALAFCVCYFAVPLDTTTTFLGFTAQNFALGVTLGGALLLIGLGAIQWAKKLMADHEIIEMRHPARSSDEDREETLAMFNDGVNESGFGRRPLIRNSLFGALGVLGLPAIVMLRDLGPLPGDDQFKTVWTKGMRIANDVSGQPIRPSQVEEGQLTNAEPEILFETDEHGEPVIHGSEALAVKAKAAVILVRMPPEDVTAPKGRENWDIDGILCYSKICTHVGCPISLYEQQTHHVLCPCHQSTFDLADGGKVIFGPAHRALPQLQLGVDDEGYLIAMGDFEDVVGPSFPEIHQEP, from the coding sequence ATGAGCGGGGACGACGGCATGAGCAGCGAGCTCGAACCACGCGGCGAAGAGCCTCGCAAGGACATCGACCCGGCAGACCCCGCCGACCCGATGGCCAACCCCGGCCTTCCAGAGCACCAGTGGCGTCCGACCGATGTCGACCCGGCGCAGGAGCGTCGTGCCGAGCGTCAGGTCGCCGGGATGTTCGGCCTGGCGAGTCTGCTGGCGCTCGCGTTCTGCGTCTGCTACTTCGCGGTCCCGCTCGACACCACGACGACCTTCCTCGGCTTCACCGCCCAGAACTTCGCCCTCGGTGTCACCCTCGGCGGCGCGCTGCTGCTGATCGGCCTCGGCGCGATCCAGTGGGCAAAGAAGCTGATGGCCGACCACGAGATCATCGAGATGCGCCACCCCGCACGGTCCTCCGATGAGGACCGCGAGGAGACGCTCGCGATGTTCAACGACGGTGTCAACGAGTCCGGCTTCGGCCGCCGTCCGCTGATCCGCAACAGCCTGTTCGGCGCTCTCGGCGTACTCGGGCTCCCCGCGATCGTGATGCTGCGCGATCTCGGCCCGCTGCCGGGCGACGATCAGTTCAAGACGGTGTGGACCAAGGGCATGCGCATCGCCAACGACGTCTCCGGTCAGCCGATCCGGCCGTCCCAGGTCGAGGAGGGCCAGCTCACCAACGCCGAGCCGGAGATCCTGTTCGAGACCGACGAGCACGGCGAGCCGGTGATCCACGGATCCGAAGCGCTCGCGGTCAAGGCCAAGGCAGCCGTGATCCTGGTGCGGATGCCCCCAGAAGACGTCACCGCGCCCAAGGGCCGCGAGAACTGGGACATCGACGGCATCCTGTGCTACTCCAAGATCTGCACGCACGTCGGCTGCCCGATCAGCCTGTACGAGCAGCAGACCCACCACGTGCTCTGCCCGTGCCATCAGTCGACGTTCGACCTGGCCGACGGCGGCAAGGTCATCTTCGGCCCGGCACACCGGGCCTTGCCCCAGCTACAGCTCGGGGTCGATGATGAGGGATACCTGATCGCAATGGGCGACTTCGAAGACGTTGTCGGGCCGAGCTTCCCCGAGATCCACCAGGAACCGTGA
- a CDS encoding ubiquinol-cytochrome c reductase cytochrome b subunit: protein MSATTEGSDRIQDTGVGKKAAGPVQWLDDRLGLAGVAKGQLRKIFPDHWSFMLGEIALWSFVVLLLSGVFLTLWFDPTMTETVYHGSYAPLRGIEMSAAYESTLHISFDIRGGLLMRQIHHWAAALFVAAMIVHMLRVFFTGAYRRPRELNWLIGIGLLSLGLVEGFAGYSLPDDLLSGTGLRFVDGLIRSIPIVGSYLEFFIFGGEFPGDVLIPRLYMVHILLVPALLLGLIGAHMLLLVYHKHTQWPGAGKTEKNVVGYPLLPVYAAKAGGFFFIVFGATALMGALFQINPVWNYGPYDPSQVTAGSQPDWYMGWVEGAVRIMPNWESTIFGWTFSWNVFLPAVLLMGLLFTVLALYPFVEQWVTGDKREHHLLERPRNNPTRTALGVAGMTCYGVFWIAGGNDIIAVVFHLDIFAITWFCRIMVFVGPVIAFLVTKRICIGLQRQDVERVLHGYETGIIERSPDGAYSERHAPLDPEHVYELTAHNRPQVRELPEDVDENGVHAPNSRIEKVRARLSRFFHGSDIAKPTREELEEANEHHGAHGEIEPVDDEFGGVSETGIPRQH, encoded by the coding sequence ATGAGTGCCACCACCGAAGGATCCGACCGCATTCAGGACACCGGCGTCGGCAAGAAGGCAGCCGGCCCGGTCCAGTGGCTCGATGACCGACTCGGCCTGGCCGGGGTCGCCAAGGGTCAGCTCCGCAAGATCTTCCCCGACCACTGGTCGTTCATGCTCGGCGAGATCGCCCTGTGGAGCTTCGTCGTACTGCTGCTGTCGGGAGTCTTCCTGACGCTGTGGTTCGACCCGACGATGACCGAGACCGTCTACCACGGGTCGTACGCTCCGCTGCGCGGCATCGAGATGTCGGCCGCGTACGAGTCGACGCTGCACATCTCGTTCGACATCCGCGGCGGCCTGCTGATGCGCCAGATCCATCACTGGGCGGCTGCTCTGTTCGTCGCCGCGATGATCGTGCACATGCTCCGGGTGTTCTTCACCGGTGCGTACCGCCGCCCGCGCGAGCTGAACTGGCTGATCGGCATCGGCCTGCTCTCCCTCGGTCTGGTCGAGGGCTTCGCCGGCTACTCGCTTCCCGACGACCTGCTCTCCGGTACGGGCCTGCGGTTCGTCGACGGGTTGATTCGATCGATCCCGATCGTCGGCTCGTACCTCGAGTTCTTCATCTTCGGCGGCGAATTCCCCGGCGATGTCCTCATCCCGCGCCTCTACATGGTGCACATCTTGTTGGTGCCGGCGCTGTTGCTCGGGCTGATCGGCGCGCACATGCTGCTGCTCGTGTACCACAAGCACACCCAGTGGCCGGGCGCCGGCAAGACCGAGAAGAACGTCGTCGGTTACCCGCTGCTGCCGGTGTACGCCGCGAAGGCGGGCGGCTTCTTCTTCATCGTCTTCGGCGCGACCGCGCTGATGGGCGCGCTGTTCCAGATCAACCCGGTGTGGAACTACGGTCCGTACGACCCATCGCAGGTGACCGCCGGCTCCCAGCCGGACTGGTACATGGGTTGGGTCGAGGGCGCGGTGCGCATCATGCCCAACTGGGAGTCGACGATCTTCGGCTGGACGTTCAGCTGGAACGTGTTCCTACCCGCAGTGCTGCTGATGGGCCTGCTGTTCACGGTGCTCGCGCTGTATCCGTTCGTGGAGCAGTGGGTCACCGGCGACAAGCGCGAGCATCACCTGCTCGAGCGTCCGCGCAACAACCCGACGCGTACGGCGCTCGGTGTCGCGGGTATGACCTGCTACGGCGTGTTCTGGATCGCGGGCGGCAACGACATCATCGCCGTCGTCTTCCATCTCGACATCTTCGCGATCACCTGGTTCTGCCGGATCATGGTGTTCGTCGGCCCCGTGATCGCGTTCCTGGTGACCAAGCGCATCTGCATCGGTCTGCAACGCCAGGACGTCGAGCGGGTGCTGCACGGTTACGAGACGGGCATCATCGAGCGCTCCCCCGACGGCGCCTACTCCGAGCGCCACGCGCCGCTCGATCCCGAGCACGTGTACGAGCTCACGGCGCACAACCGCCCGCAGGTGCGCGAGCTACCCGAAGACGTCGACGAGAACGGCGTACACGCGCCGAACTCGCGCATCGAGAAGGTACGCGCCCGGCTGTCGCGGTTCTTCCACGGCTCCGACATCGCCAAGCCGACCCGCGAGGAGCTCGAGGAAGCCAACGAGCACCACGGTGCGCATGGCGAGATCGAGCCGGTCGACGACGAGTTCGGCGGCGTCAGCGAGACGGGTATCCCCCGCCAGCACTGA
- a CDS encoding winged helix-turn-helix domain-containing protein, translating into MDDGALVIMVGLPSDECARVLGRLGRETPAVVVTSREQARAVLAAAEERPKHSSSPEAATTEGRLRRQVHFGALLLDVDCRLATWDGVEFTISAREFDLLTRLAEDPGRVWTFASLTRAVWDRDFVGDRSAVTSAVKRLRAHLRRARVPVTVESVRGRGYRLSEAIAAS; encoded by the coding sequence GTGGACGACGGCGCATTGGTCATCATGGTCGGACTTCCGAGCGACGAATGTGCACGGGTGCTGGGTCGGCTCGGTCGGGAGACGCCCGCGGTTGTGGTCACCTCCCGCGAGCAGGCGCGGGCAGTGCTCGCGGCCGCGGAGGAACGGCCGAAACACTCCAGCTCGCCGGAGGCGGCGACGACCGAGGGCCGGCTACGACGGCAGGTGCACTTCGGCGCGCTGCTGCTCGACGTCGACTGCAGGTTGGCTACATGGGACGGCGTGGAGTTCACGATCAGCGCCCGGGAGTTCGATCTGCTCACCCGGCTCGCGGAGGACCCCGGCCGGGTGTGGACGTTCGCATCCCTGACCCGCGCCGTCTGGGACCGCGACTTCGTCGGCGACCGATCGGCGGTCACGAGCGCGGTCAAGCGGTTGCGTGCGCATCTACGCCGCGCGCGCGTACCCGTCACTGTCGAGTCGGTACGCGGACGCGGCTACCGCCTCAGTGAGGCGATAGCCGCGTCCTAG